In the genome of Neisseria lactamica, the window CTATTTTCATCGAAACATCACCCGACGCATACAACGCAATATCGCCACCACTATCTCCTTCATTAATCTGCAACACCATCCCGCCGCCGCCAGATTTGAGCAAATCCCACATATCGATTTTGAAAATCTGAGCCAACTGCTCCAAACGCGGGATATTCAACTGCGTCTCACCCCGTTCGATTTTGGCATACCCGCCTGCCGACATCGCCAGCTTTTCCGCCATATCCTCCTGCGACCATTTGTTCAATTCGCGCATCAAGCGGATTTTTTCGTGGGTTTCCATAAGCTGAACTTTCTGTATAGGTAATTGAATTATTGAGATAGATTTTAAACTTCTTCTGGCTGGTTAGGCAATTAACTCTTAGATAAAATTTTTTAATTTTTACAAAAAAGGGGAAAACATGGAATTCCTATCTCTTCACCCTTGGTGGTCTTTTTTTATTATATTAACTATTATCCTTAGCTATATTGGATTCTGTGCACATCTCCACATTCAAAATAGGGCAGTTTTCTTTTATAGCTATCAGGATGTAACTATTGTTTTATTGACGCCTGTCATCCTCATTGCTCTAAGTTTTTTAATTAAAAATAAAGAAATCCTGTCAGCTTGTATCTTATGTATAGCTCTTATTGCATTTTCATGGGCATGGATTATAACCTATCGATCTAATACTAAAAGGTTTTTTATTTCCTTATTGATAGTATGGGAAAATTGTTATTAAGTACTATTATTTGGGCAATTCTCGCCATATCATTTGGCTTAGCTGCAATAATGGGGAATAGCAAGCGTAAAAAATATGAACGACGTAGCCGTCATGCTGAACGTAATCGAAAAGCTTTTATAGGTACGCTATTAGTAGGTTTCGGATTATCAAGAAATTTATTGAATTTATGTTGCCTACACAAGGATTTTTCCACCCCATCTAAAAACATTGAAGTCAATCGCTCTTAAATTTTAAAAGGAAGGGTTCATGATGAAGGATTTAAATTTGAGCAACAGTCTATTCAAAGGCTACAATGACAAACATGGCTTAATGATTTGTGGGTATGAATGGGGCTGGAGTAAAGCCGATGAGGCTGCTTATGTAGCAGGCAAATACAAACTCCCTGAAAATAAAATCGACCATACATTTGCCAATAAATCCCTATATTATGGCGAGCAGGCAAAAAAGTGGCGTTACGACAATACGATAAAAATTTGGTTTGAAATGTGGGGACACCCCTTAGACGAAAATGATTTGGGTGGTGCATTTGAAAAATCCCTGGTGCAAACCAACTGGGCTGCTACTCAGGGTAACAAAATTGACAATCAAAACAAATTTCTCCAGCCCGAACACGTCGATAATTTTCTTTACCATATTGAGAAACTACGTCCGAAATTGATTCTCTTCATGGGAAGCAATCTGACAAATTATCTTAATCGCGCAAATGTATTGCCGCGCTTCGAGCAGCTTGTCGGAAAACAAACT includes:
- a CDS encoding helix-turn-helix domain-containing protein; translation: METHEKIRLMRELNKWSQEDMAEKLAMSAGGYAKIERGETQLNIPRLEQLAQIFKIDMWDLLKSGGGGMVLQINEGDSGGDIALYASGDVSMKIEFLKMELKHCKEMLEQKDKEIELLRKLTETA